A genomic stretch from Arachis stenosperma cultivar V10309 chromosome 3, arast.V10309.gnm1.PFL2, whole genome shotgun sequence includes:
- the LOC130965951 gene encoding uncharacterized protein LOC130965951: MAQNIISEIAEEVCALSQKYDKWFVVTGRVSELHLDVVSKGEEGGWSAIVIAIQVKNDYVQQVKEGDNIETDVAAENEQDETNSDNDSDDEEFIPSDIEVDSADDVHFINSEEEYDDASGFEELTSAKDSERVDKGKRVINGDFSDEEGFNSDEVNLEYEVGGGSDDEDGQREDNYEAIAIQFIRMLKT, translated from the exons ATGGCGCAAAATATCATATCTGAGATCGCGGAGGAAGTGTGTGCCCTCTCTCAAAAGTACGACAAG TGGTTTGTCGTCACCGGAAGAGTATCTGAACTGCATTTGGACGTCGTTAGCAAGGGTGAGGAAGGAGGTTGGTCTGCCATTGTCATCGCTATTCAG GTGAAAAATGATTATGTGCAACAAGTTAAGGAAGGAGATAACATAGAAACAGATGTGGCTGCTGAAAATGAACAAGATGAGACAAATAGTGATAATGACAGCGATGATGAGGAGTTTATTCCGTCTGATATTGAGGTTGATAGTGCAGACGACGTTCATTTTATAAATAGTGAAGAGGAATATGATGATGCGAGTGGGTTTGAGGAATTGACAAGTGCCAAGGATAGTGAGAGGGTTGATAAAGGCAAAAGGGTTATAAATGGTGATTTTAGTGATGAGGAAGGCTTCAATAGCGATGAAGTGAATTTGGAGTATGAGGTTGGTGGTGGTTCAGATGATGAGGATGGACAAAGGGAAGATAACTATGAGGCGATAGCTATCCAATTCATAAGGATGTTAAAGACATGA